The genomic stretch GCCAGGTCGTTTTCAGGCGTAGTCGGGCTCGCACATGCTCCGAGCAGTAGCAGAGTCATTAGTCGGAGTCGCATCACACTCAAATCACAAAGTCATTAGAAGGGGAGAATCCCCTTTCACCGCATCAGAACTTACTGAAAAATCCTGAAATTACTTCACTTGCAATTGTGCCAGTATCGCTCGAAGAACTTGGCCACCTATGTCCCCAATTATCGATTCGGTAATACCACACCTCATTGCCATTTTGTCCGTTCCGGTAATAGAAGGCATTTGTACTTGGGGCGAGAAAGACACTGTCTATTGTGGTAGTGCCATTCAAGTTTGCCCAGAAGGAAACAACCTCATCGGCATGAGGAGCCCCACCCCAACCACCCCAGGCACTCATGCTTCCATCGATTGGAACTACGTCATCATCAACACCATGAATTCGTAACGCCGGTATAGGTTGGGCCGGATTACAATTGTTCCAATCAAATCCACTCATAGTACCGGTGACGGAAGCAATCGCACTGAATGCATCGGAAGCCCCACACGCGAGTGCATAGCTCATGAATCCGCCATTTGACATACCAAAAACAAATGTCCGCTCAGAATCCAGATTATGCTGGGCTTGGAGATCTTCAGCGAGTTTCACCAAGAAACTCAGATCGTCAGTATCGCTAATGCTCAAGTTCGCATTCCAATGCGAATAGCCACGATTATCTAACGTTCCTTCTGGATAAACGACGGCAAAGCCATGAATATCCGCTGCCGCATCCATACCCGAGTACGATTGTAGCCTAGCCCCACTACTTCCATAACCATGAAGTGCCAAGACTAGCGGAGCGTTAGAAGGCAAGTTGTCTGGCTTGTATAAGACAAATTCCCTCGCGGAGACCTCTTCTTCGATGGGAATAGTGCTGCCGCATGAAATGCACCAGAAAAGAACCATCAGAGCGAATGCGAACAGCAGGGCTTTCTTCATCAGTCCATCCTCCATGAGAAGTGTTCTCGCTACGCGCTCGCATGATCAGGCTAGTGCAACACAGAGTCAGGTAGGTGTGGCGGGGTGGCACGGACGGACTAGGAGTTAGTTGTCGTCGGGGGGATGCGCTTCTATACCAGGCATGTCTCTCTTTACTTCTTTAAGTATGGAATCAGTCACAATACCCTGCACGGTGCAGCGATCGGTTCGGTCCCGCGCCGCCTTAGAAAACAGCACGGCTGATCCAACGAATAGCGAAACGAAAAATCCGTTAATGGTCACGATATCCAGCGGGCCACTACCCATCCCCCCGACCAGCGCTATCACGGCGACCAGCGTCTGAGCGAGGGCCGCCGCGAACAACGCGCGTGCCATTCCTTTGGGTTGAAAACGCGCGATGACGGCGCCAGTTGCTCCCACAACTAACACCCCGCCATACATCAGGTTAGCCTGGTTGTCCGCGGACCCAATGATGCCGACGGCACCGTTCACCCAGCCGAGGAGCAACCCAGAGCCTAGTGCAAGACCGACAGCGGCTCGGTATGTGGATTTGCTGGTCTTCCTTGATGCCACTTCAATAGCGATCCCAACTCCGATGAGCATGGCCCCGGTCTGAGCGATATTGTCCACTAAGTTCACCTCACCCATGAACTGCTTCGCAACCAGAGCCAGCAGCAGCAAGAACACTCCGGCGATCCAGCCGGCCATCCGCCAGCGGATCCAGCACCATCTGTCACCCTTCTCCGCATTTCCTGTCATCGGGTTTTGTCTCCTTCCGGTTCCTAAGCCTGTTTGGGCACCCGAAGGTCCGCAACTAAGGACGAGTGAAACTGGGCTAAGCAGCTAGGTGTGGCTGGGTGCCACGGAGGGGCTAGTCGCCGCTTCTCTACTGGCCTGTTTCATCTGCAATCGGCTCCTTCCTCACGCTTCGTTGCGCTTCCTTTCGGAGGTCGCCCAACTAAGTCCGCAATGGATGGGCCTGATGGGCCCGAAGGTTCAGAGATGGCGCTACCCAGTCTTCCACCGAACGAATTACGGAACCCGTATACGGCCTCATCGTCTCCCTATCCAAGTAGGTGTCACCCCGTTGGACTAGGTCATCGAGATTCCTTGGGAAGGGATCAGCACACCCAACCGCTATCAGAGCGAGCGCGAGTAAAAGGGTTCTCTTTATGAGGGGTTAGAACCCTCTAGTCACTTCGATTTTTTCCAAGTAGAAGTTTTGTCGATCTCGTTTCCGCACATGACACCTGTACGCGTTTTTGTGTTCGCCTCTGTATCGATTGTTGTGACGATATCGTAGGCGCAGTTCCCGCTCGTGCCAGTACTCTTGGACCAGTCCCAGCTGCCTACCCACGTGGCGCCCCACTCGCCGGTCGGCTTGCCCTTCGCGTAGTGTCGATCCTTTGCCCAATCCCCGACCCCGGTCAGCGTAATCACGACGTTCTCCACCGCGTCCGAGCGCGTGTATGCACACTCCTCACGAACCTTGGTGCCACTGAACCCCACGTTGTACGTGCGGTCCTCAGGGTCCCAAGTTTTGGTGCCGCTTCCAGCGATAGTGAGTTTCCCACCATCATGACACACCCGGCTTTTCTCGAAGCTATGGGTCCAAACCACGGGCTGGTGACTCAACTGCGGCGCAGGGGAAGGGCCGAGTGAGCCCGAACTGAACACATCATCTATCAGGCTCGAGGTCATTGCGTCCAACTGATCAGCAAGGAACTGCGCATCCAATACGGAAAGCTGCGCTGGCTGAGTACTCGGGAGAGTTGCAGACTCGCACGCTCCGATCAGGAGAACAGCGATAAGCGCTAAGTAACGTTTAATAGGCATGTAGGATCTCCGGACTAATAAAGTGTGCTTGGAAGAACTATCCCGTGTTCAAAACTATAGGCGCACCGGTGCGGTTGTGCCAATGCCGCATTCCCATCC from Longimicrobiales bacterium encodes the following:
- a CDS encoding prolyl oligopeptidase family serine peptidase; translation: MKKALLFAFALMVLFWCISCGSTIPIEEEVSAREFVLYKPDNLPSNAPLVLALHGYGSSGARLQSYSGMDAAADIHGFAVVYPEGTLDNRGYSHWNANLSISDTDDLSFLVKLAEDLQAQHNLDSERTFVFGMSNGGFMSYALACGASDAFSAIASVTGTMSGFDWNNCNPAQPIPALRIHGVDDDVVPIDGSMSAWGGWGGAPHADEVVSFWANLNGTTTIDSVFLAPSTNAFYYRNGQNGNEVWYYRIDNWGHRWPSSSSDTGTIASEVISGFFSKF